Proteins encoded within one genomic window of Tabrizicola piscis:
- a CDS encoding DUF2853 family protein, producing MGKRDELIAKYAEDLKSKCKVTPDMALLTKVTIGCGPSIYDNDAQTVAASDPEELARIKTNFLIKKLGLKDGPTLMEGIHAAVDTYGKSERNKFRAVFYYLLVKHFGREAAYK from the coding sequence ATGGGCAAGCGGGACGAACTTATCGCCAAATACGCCGAAGACCTGAAATCCAAATGCAAGGTTACGCCAGACATGGCGCTCCTGACCAAGGTAACCATCGGCTGCGGCCCGTCGATCTATGACAACGATGCCCAGACTGTCGCGGCTTCTGACCCCGAAGAACTGGCGCGGATCAAAACCAATTTCCTGATCAAGAAGCTTGGCCTCAAGGATGGGCCGACCCTGATGGAAGGCATCCACGCCGCCGTCGACACCTATGGCAAGTCCGAACGCAACAAGTTCCGCGCAGTGTTTTATTATTTGCTCGTCAAGCATTTCGGCCGCGAAGCCGCTTACAAGTAG
- a CDS encoding GNAT family N-acetyltransferase: protein MQITLPKSTAPTPSLPEAPVIEAPAIGDAIRQRRRSDGVLSGAEIAYCRSHLIALAYDPVQIGWVVAGCDDDIDEDVSEKAKLAFKPRSLAPTYRFRPWSQTDLPVYRALLDDPAVWAMMYEPYPDPLDDDLARQLIDLSNSDHHEVLAVLRDGEIVGQVRMLFDAGSSAEFSYWFGRAHWGKGLGSAILAIHSGRTFVQHPDLTSIFAVVHPDNAASRRALQKAGYVEEGPDSRRPGWISYRLTRARAEAINSGSDPT, encoded by the coding sequence ATGCAAATTACGCTGCCGAAGAGTACTGCACCGACACCCAGCCTTCCCGAAGCCCCCGTGATTGAAGCCCCCGCAATCGGCGATGCCATCAGGCAGCGGCGCCGGTCAGACGGTGTGCTGTCAGGCGCCGAGATCGCATACTGCCGTTCGCATCTGATCGCGCTGGCCTATGATCCGGTTCAGATCGGTTGGGTCGTTGCCGGTTGTGATGATGACATTGATGAAGACGTGTCTGAAAAGGCGAAGCTGGCATTCAAGCCGCGCAGCCTTGCGCCGACCTATCGCTTTCGCCCGTGGTCCCAGACCGACTTGCCGGTGTATCGCGCCTTGCTGGACGATCCGGCGGTCTGGGCGATGATGTACGAACCCTATCCCGACCCGCTTGATGACGATCTGGCGCGGCAGCTGATCGACCTGTCGAACAGTGACCACCACGAGGTGCTGGCGGTTCTGCGCGATGGCGAGATTGTCGGTCAGGTGCGGATGCTGTTTGACGCAGGCTCCAGCGCCGAGTTCAGCTACTGGTTCGGGCGGGCGCATTGGGGCAAGGGGCTTGGCTCGGCCATCCTTGCCATTCACAGCGGGCGCACCTTCGTGCAGCACCCTGACCTGACGTCGATTTTCGCTGTCGTTCACCCGGACAATGCCGCCTCGCGGCGGGCCTTGCAGAAGGCGGGCTATGTCGAGGAGGGGCCGGACAGCCGACGCCCCGGCTGGATCAGCTATCGGCTGACCCGAGCCAGGGCAGAGGCGATCAATAGCGGTAGTGATCCGACTTGA
- the ahcY gene encoding adenosylhomocysteinase, with the protein MDYIVKDIALAEFGRKELTIAETEMPGLMACREEFGASQPLKGARIVGSLHMTIQTAVLIETLTALGADVRWASCNIFSTQDHAAAAIAAGGTPVFAIKGQTLTEHWDYLDRSFMFPEGANMILDDGGDATLYVLLGARAEAGEDIIPVPQSEEEEVIKLQIAKRMKETPGFFTKTRAAIKGVSEETTTGVHRLYDLHKKGQLPFPAINVNDSVTKSKFDNKYGCKESLVDGIRRATDTMMAGKVAVVCGYGDVGKGSAASLQGAGARVKVTEVDPICALQAAMDGFEVVLLEDVVNSADIFITTTGNRDVIRIEHLREMKDMAIVGNIGHFDNEIQVAALKNHKWTNIKDQVDMIEMPSGNRIILLSEGRLLNLGNATGHPSFVMSASFTNQVLAQIELWTKGQDYAPGVYILPKALDEKVARLHLKKIGVKLTELRKEQADYIGVKPEGPFKSDHYRY; encoded by the coding sequence ATGGATTATATCGTCAAGGACATCGCTCTCGCCGAATTTGGCCGCAAGGAACTTACCATCGCCGAAACCGAAATGCCCGGCCTCATGGCCTGCCGCGAGGAATTCGGCGCGTCGCAGCCCCTGAAAGGCGCGCGCATCGTCGGCAGCCTCCACATGACGATCCAGACCGCCGTCCTGATCGAAACGCTGACCGCCCTTGGCGCTGATGTGCGCTGGGCGTCCTGCAACATCTTCTCGACCCAGGACCACGCCGCCGCCGCCATCGCCGCCGGTGGCACCCCGGTCTTCGCGATCAAGGGCCAGACCCTGACCGAACACTGGGATTACCTCGACCGGTCCTTCATGTTCCCCGAAGGCGCGAACATGATCCTCGACGACGGTGGTGACGCCACGCTCTACGTCCTCCTCGGCGCCCGCGCCGAAGCGGGTGAGGATATCATCCCCGTCCCGCAGTCCGAGGAAGAGGAAGTCATCAAACTGCAGATCGCCAAGCGGATGAAGGAAACCCCCGGCTTCTTCACCAAGACCCGCGCCGCGATCAAGGGCGTGTCCGAAGAAACCACCACCGGCGTCCACCGCCTCTATGACCTGCACAAGAAGGGCCAGCTGCCCTTCCCGGCGATCAACGTCAACGACTCGGTCACCAAATCGAAGTTCGACAACAAATACGGCTGCAAGGAATCGCTGGTTGACGGCATCCGCCGCGCGACCGATACGATGATGGCCGGCAAGGTCGCCGTCGTCTGCGGCTACGGCGACGTGGGCAAGGGCTCCGCCGCCTCGCTGCAAGGCGCGGGTGCACGGGTGAAGGTCACCGAAGTTGACCCGATCTGCGCCCTGCAGGCCGCGATGGACGGGTTTGAGGTCGTGCTGCTGGAAGACGTCGTGAACAGCGCCGACATCTTCATCACCACCACCGGCAACCGCGACGTCATCCGGATCGAGCATCTGCGCGAGATGAAGGATATGGCCATCGTCGGCAACATCGGCCACTTCGACAACGAAATTCAGGTCGCCGCGCTGAAGAACCACAAGTGGACCAACATCAAGGATCAGGTGGACATGATCGAAATGCCCTCGGGCAACCGGATCATCCTTCTGTCCGAAGGCCGCCTGCTGAACCTTGGCAACGCCACCGGCCATCCGTCCTTCGTGATGTCGGCCAGCTTTACCAACCAAGTCCTCGCGCAGATCGAGCTTTGGACCAAAGGCCAGGACTACGCCCCCGGCGTCTATATCCTGCCCAAGGCGCTGGATGAAAAGGTGGCCCGCCTGCACCTCAAGAAGATCGGCGTCAAGCTGACCGAGCTTCGCAAGGAACAGGCCGACTACATCGGCGTGAAGCCCGAAGGCCCGTTCAAGTCGGATCACTACCGCTATTGA
- a CDS encoding HD domain-containing protein: MAGRAWQRMLSGRRLDLLDPTPMDIEVEDIAHGLAFVARWNGQTRGDWPYSVAEHSLLVEEIFARASPGIAARWRLAALLHDAPEYVIGDMISPVKAAVGPGYGALDERLSAAIHLRFGLPAVLPAPIKKAIKAADKISAWLEAVRIAGFREGEADKLFGKPAPGVAQGLEIRLRPPAEVRADYVARVHALLADCG; this comes from the coding sequence ATGGCGGGACGGGCGTGGCAGAGGATGCTTTCGGGGCGCAGGCTGGACCTGCTGGACCCGACCCCGATGGACATCGAGGTGGAGGACATCGCCCATGGCCTTGCCTTTGTCGCGCGGTGGAACGGGCAGACCCGGGGCGACTGGCCCTATTCGGTGGCGGAACATTCGCTGCTGGTCGAAGAAATCTTTGCGCGCGCCAGCCCCGGCATCGCGGCGCGCTGGCGGTTGGCGGCCCTGCTGCATGACGCGCCGGAATATGTGATCGGTGACATGATCAGCCCGGTGAAGGCGGCGGTCGGCCCCGGCTACGGCGCGCTGGATGAACGGCTTTCGGCGGCCATCCACCTGCGGTTCGGGCTGCCGGCGGTGCTGCCAGCGCCGATCAAGAAGGCGATCAAGGCTGCGGACAAGATCAGCGCCTGGCTGGAAGCGGTGCGGATCGCAGGATTTCGGGAGGGGGAGGCCGACAAGCTGTTCGGCAAGCCTGCGCCCGGCGTTGCGCAAGGGCTGGAAATCAGGCTTCGTCCGCCCGCAGAGGTGCGGGCGGACTATGTCGCGCGTGTGCACGCGCTGTTGGCTGACTGCGGCTGA
- a CDS encoding LysR family transcriptional regulator: MTIDWRSLPSLTALRAFAATAELRSFSQAARALSVTHAAVAQQVRGLEDHFGKSLVQRDGRGVSLTADGEQLAQALGEGFLTLQRGVEALRAGEVDQPVRVTLTAGFAAQWLMPRLRDFWEKYPDIGLSLHPDNRVVDLHRERMDLAIRYGDGDWPGVEATYLASARLVIAGAPSLIGGKETLSVEEMIEMDWILSRNWPEQDNYLRHLGIDPANLSATDFPGEELAIAGARQGLGLVVESMALIEADVTEGRLRVVHESEDKLPAYFVVTLPGPQRAAARAFLKWLRSQA, encoded by the coding sequence ATGACGATCGATTGGCGCAGCCTGCCTTCGCTTACCGCCTTGCGCGCCTTTGCGGCGACGGCGGAACTGCGCAGCTTTTCCCAAGCGGCGCGCGCGCTGAGCGTGACCCATGCGGCGGTGGCCCAACAGGTGCGGGGGCTGGAAGATCACTTTGGCAAGTCGCTGGTGCAGCGCGACGGGCGCGGGGTCAGCCTGACCGCGGATGGAGAACAATTGGCGCAAGCGCTGGGTGAGGGGTTCCTGACATTGCAGCGCGGGGTGGAGGCCTTGCGCGCCGGGGAAGTGGATCAACCCGTCCGGGTGACGCTGACTGCCGGGTTCGCCGCGCAATGGCTGATGCCCAGACTGCGCGACTTCTGGGAAAAGTACCCAGACATCGGTCTGTCGCTGCACCCTGACAACCGGGTCGTCGATCTGCATCGTGAACGGATGGACCTGGCGATCCGCTATGGCGATGGCGACTGGCCCGGAGTGGAGGCGACTTACCTTGCCTCGGCCCGATTGGTGATTGCGGGGGCGCCGTCATTGATTGGCGGCAAGGAAACGCTCTCCGTGGAAGAGATGATCGAGATGGATTGGATCCTGTCGCGCAACTGGCCGGAGCAAGACAATTATCTTCGACATCTTGGGATTGATCCGGCCAATCTGAGCGCAACCGATTTCCCGGGTGAGGAATTGGCAATTGCCGGTGCGCGGCAAGGATTGGGTCTGGTTGTGGAAAGCATGGCGCTGATCGAGGCCGATGTCACCGAGGGCCGTCTGCGCGTGGTGCACGAAAGCGAGGACAAGCTTCCTGCCTATTTTGTGGTGACCTTGCCCGGGCCACAGCGTGCCGCCGCCCGGGCTTTTCTGAAATGGCTGCGGTCGCAGGCCTGA
- a CDS encoding H-NS family nucleoid-associated regulatory protein, producing the protein MNIDLNALSLKELKDLQSQVAKAIAGFEDRRKREALVELEEKARAMGFSLAELTGAAPMRKRTPSTAKYANPANKADTWSGRGRKPRWFSEALAKGKKPDDMAI; encoded by the coding sequence TTGAACATCGACCTGAATGCTCTTTCGTTGAAGGAGCTGAAAGACCTTCAATCGCAGGTGGCAAAAGCAATTGCGGGTTTTGAAGACCGCCGCAAACGTGAAGCCCTTGTAGAGCTTGAAGAAAAGGCCCGCGCCATGGGTTTTTCGCTGGCTGAACTGACCGGGGCTGCGCCCATGCGCAAGCGCACGCCGTCGACGGCGAAATACGCCAACCCGGCCAACAAGGCCGATACCTGGTCTGGCCGTGGTCGCAAGCCGCGCTGGTTCAGCGAGGCGCTTGCCAAGGGCAAAAAGCCGGACGACATGGCGATCTAA
- a CDS encoding ActR/PrrA/RegA family redox response regulator transcription factor produces the protein MAEELGADLGADRSLLLVDDDEPFVKRLAKAMEKRGFQPDTAQSVAEGRAKALAHPPAYAVVDLRLEDGNGLEVIEALREKRPDCRIVVLTGYGAIATAVAAVKIGAVDYLSKPADANDVTNALLARGESLPLPPENPMSADRVRWEHIQRVYEMCDRNVSETARRLSMHRRTLQRILAKRSPK, from the coding sequence ATGGCTGAAGAACTTGGCGCAGACCTTGGGGCGGACCGCTCGCTCTTGCTGGTCGATGATGACGAACCCTTTGTAAAACGCCTTGCCAAGGCAATGGAAAAGCGCGGCTTTCAGCCCGATACCGCCCAAAGCGTCGCCGAAGGCCGGGCCAAGGCCTTGGCCCATCCGCCAGCCTATGCCGTGGTCGACCTGCGGCTTGAAGACGGCAACGGCCTTGAGGTGATCGAAGCCCTGCGCGAAAAGCGCCCCGATTGCCGGATTGTTGTCCTGACCGGCTATGGCGCGATTGCAACCGCTGTGGCTGCGGTCAAGATCGGCGCGGTCGACTACCTGTCGAAACCGGCCGATGCGAATGACGTGACCAACGCCCTGCTGGCGCGGGGGGAATCCCTGCCTCTGCCGCCCGAAAACCCTATGTCGGCCGACCGCGTCCGTTGGGAACATATCCAGCGGGTTTACGAGATGTGCGACCGCAATGTTTCGGAAACGGCACGTCGGCTTTCCATGCATCGCCGAACGCTCCAGCGAATTCTTGCTAAGCGCAGTCCAAAGTGA
- a CDS encoding SCO family protein, which translates to MTRLYASVAAAAVAALLGGSAVYVLMSRSDDAFAQCRQGQIAGGDIGGPFTLVNTAGETVTDADVLTKPSLVYFGYTFCPDVCPFDMARNVETVDILEDRGFDVTPVFISIDPERDTPEALGDYAENMHPKLIALTGSPEQVKTASQAYKTFYKRQESDDEFYLVDHSTFTYLMLPGVGFVDFFRRDVTSDLMADGVACFIEASAAAR; encoded by the coding sequence ATGACCAGACTTTACGCAAGCGTTGCCGCGGCTGCCGTTGCCGCCTTGTTGGGGGGCTCTGCCGTATATGTGCTCATGAGCCGCTCTGATGACGCCTTTGCCCAATGCCGTCAGGGCCAGATTGCCGGGGGCGATATTGGCGGGCCCTTCACCCTGGTCAACACCGCGGGCGAAACGGTGACCGACGCCGATGTCCTGACCAAGCCGTCTCTGGTCTATTTCGGCTACACCTTCTGCCCCGATGTCTGCCCCTTCGACATGGCCCGCAATGTCGAGACGGTGGACATCCTCGAAGACCGCGGCTTTGACGTGACTCCCGTCTTCATCTCCATCGACCCCGAGCGTGACACCCCCGAAGCCCTGGGCGACTACGCCGAAAACATGCACCCCAAGCTGATTGCCCTGACCGGGTCGCCGGAACAGGTCAAAACCGCCTCACAGGCCTACAAGACCTTTTACAAACGGCAAGAGTCGGATGACGAGTTTTACCTCGTCGACCATTCCACATTCACCTATTTGATGTTGCCCGGCGTCGGTTTTGTGGATTTCTTCCGCCGCGACGTTACTTCTGACCTCATGGCTGACGGGGTGGCCTGCTTTATCGAGGCCAGCGCCGCCGCCAGATAG
- the regB gene encoding sensor histidine kinase RegB, which yields MVTAGIMLPVEEASSNWIRLRTLIHLRWTAIGGQLAAIVAVDQVYGMQLPLVLCYMAVAASVLANLFSITLFPENKRLSEGEAFFTLLFDLAQLSFLVFLTGGLTNPFALLVLAPVTISASALRLQSTLLLGGIAIVLISISAFWNMPLRFADGRELVIPMLFEFGFWLSIVIGIMFLGLYSRRVSTEMRSMAQALLATQMALAREQKLTDLGGVVAAAAHELGTPLATIKLVSAELMEELADRPDLLEDARLIREQADRCRDILRDMGRVGKDDLHLRQAPLSAALREAAEPHMHRGKRVEFGFGPMDGSPDRQPTILRRPEIIHGLRNLVQNAVDFARTTVWVEGEWTDRTITVRIIDDGDGFPPNVIGRIGDPFVRFRRADPQAEQRPGYEGMGLGLFIAKTLLERSGAELTFANATDPFLPPEDRPERSGAVVEAVWAMADLAVAPGGALGENRKIEG from the coding sequence ATGGTTACGGCGGGCATCATGCTTCCGGTCGAGGAGGCGAGCAGCAACTGGATCCGCCTGCGCACCCTGATTCATCTGCGCTGGACGGCGATTGGCGGGCAGCTTGCGGCCATCGTGGCGGTGGATCAGGTCTATGGCATGCAGCTGCCGCTGGTGCTGTGCTACATGGCGGTGGCGGCGTCGGTGCTGGCCAATCTGTTTTCGATCACCCTGTTCCCGGAAAACAAACGGCTGAGCGAGGGTGAGGCGTTTTTCACCCTGCTGTTCGATCTGGCGCAACTGTCGTTTCTGGTGTTCCTGACGGGTGGATTGACCAACCCTTTTGCGCTGCTGGTGCTGGCACCTGTCACCATATCGGCCAGCGCGCTTCGGTTGCAGTCGACCCTGCTTTTGGGCGGGATCGCGATTGTGCTGATCTCGATCTCGGCGTTCTGGAACATGCCGTTGCGCTTTGCCGATGGGCGCGAGCTGGTGATCCCGATGCTGTTCGAGTTCGGCTTCTGGCTGTCGATTGTCATCGGCATCATGTTCCTTGGGCTTTATTCGCGCCGGGTGTCGACCGAAATGCGGTCAATGGCGCAGGCGTTGCTGGCCACGCAGATGGCGCTGGCGCGGGAACAGAAGCTGACCGATCTGGGCGGCGTGGTGGCGGCGGCGGCGCATGAGCTGGGCACGCCTTTGGCCACGATCAAGCTGGTCAGCGCCGAGCTGATGGAGGAGCTGGCGGATCGGCCTGACCTTCTGGAAGACGCGCGGCTGATCCGCGAACAGGCCGACCGGTGCCGCGACATCCTGCGGGACATGGGCCGGGTGGGCAAGGATGACCTGCACTTGCGGCAGGCCCCCTTGAGCGCCGCCCTGCGTGAGGCGGCGGAGCCACATATGCATCGTGGCAAGCGGGTGGAATTCGGCTTTGGCCCGATGGATGGCAGCCCGGACCGCCAGCCGACCATCCTGCGGCGCCCGGAAATCATTCATGGGCTGCGCAATCTGGTGCAGAACGCGGTGGATTTCGCCCGCACCACGGTCTGGGTCGAGGGCGAATGGACGGATCGCACCATCACCGTGCGGATCATCGACGATGGCGACGGATTCCCCCCGAACGTCATTGGCCGGATCGGTGACCCTTTCGTGCGCTTTCGCCGGGCCGACCCGCAGGCTGAACAGCGCCCTGGCTATGAAGGCATGGGACTGGGCCTGTTCATCGCCAAGACGCTGCTGGAACGGTCTGGTGCCGAACTGACCTTTGCCAACGCGACCGATCCCTTTCTGCCGCCCGAAGACCGCCCGGAACGCTCTGGCGCGGTGGTCGAGGCCGTCTGGGCCATGGCCGACCTTGCCGTCGCGCCCGGCGGGGCGCTGGGCGAGAATCGCAAGATCGAAGGCTGA
- a CDS encoding PAS-domain containing protein, with product MLADSMAALGLVLSATCVALACLVLLAGWQMRAVPRNGSLFAADPASTAFLFDGDRLLDATPAARSLLPEGEDAVARPRMLSRLGPMFPGLSQALASLPQTGLVILASAPGVVPPVLLRGEYLTGLTRLAMIDSAAEQRHGAGDSAAMAALQHELAAQRAVLTGAPVLMWREDMGGTVIWANHAYLIRAAELLPSGEDLSWPLPVLFADAGAAPGGRRSLRVKLQMQGGAEWFDLVRVPQGDEVLCYALAANLAVQAETALRDFMQTLTKTFADLPIGLAIFDRSRVLQLFNPALADLTALAPAFLIARPTLPAVLDAMRAKAMIPEPKDYRSWRKQLTKVEEEASMGLFEETWSLPGGQTYRVIGRPHPNGALAFMFEDISHEMTQTRRYRADLELGQSVIDAVEEGVAVFSQGGQLVMSNIAYAQLWNHDPAVLLSDAGIGTLCRWWRDHSAPSLLWDDATDFVTTLGDRTPWDGDVRLLDGRLVTCRFRPLTGGATLITFRARGADADGAALEPVAGALRLA from the coding sequence ATGCTTGCAGACTCGATGGCGGCCTTGGGATTGGTGCTGAGTGCCACATGCGTGGCGCTGGCCTGTCTGGTCCTGCTGGCCGGCTGGCAGATGCGGGCTGTGCCACGCAACGGCAGTCTGTTCGCCGCTGATCCGGCATCCACGGCGTTCCTGTTCGACGGGGACCGGCTGCTGGATGCCACCCCCGCCGCGCGGTCCCTGCTGCCCGAGGGGGAGGATGCCGTTGCCCGGCCCCGGATGCTGTCGCGGCTTGGGCCGATGTTTCCCGGGCTGTCGCAGGCCTTGGCAAGCCTGCCGCAAACGGGGCTGGTCATCCTTGCTTCGGCCCCCGGTGTCGTGCCGCCCGTGCTGCTGCGGGGCGAATATCTGACGGGGCTGACCCGCCTTGCGATGATCGACAGCGCCGCCGAACAGCGCCACGGCGCGGGCGACAGTGCCGCGATGGCCGCCCTGCAGCACGAACTGGCGGCGCAAAGGGCCGTTCTGACGGGCGCGCCCGTCCTGATGTGGCGGGAGGATATGGGGGGAACGGTCATCTGGGCCAACCACGCCTATCTGATCCGCGCGGCGGAACTGCTGCCATCCGGCGAAGACCTGTCCTGGCCGTTGCCGGTGCTGTTTGCCGATGCTGGGGCGGCGCCGGGTGGTCGCCGGTCGCTGCGGGTCAAGCTGCAGATGCAGGGCGGGGCCGAATGGTTCGACCTTGTGCGCGTCCCGCAAGGGGATGAGGTGCTGTGCTATGCGCTGGCTGCGAACCTGGCGGTGCAGGCGGAAACGGCCCTGCGGGATTTCATGCAGACGCTGACCAAGACCTTTGCCGACCTGCCGATTGGTCTGGCGATTTTTGACCGGTCGCGGGTGTTGCAGCTGTTCAATCCGGCGCTGGCCGACCTGACGGCCCTTGCGCCCGCCTTCCTGATCGCGCGCCCCACGCTGCCGGCGGTCCTGGATGCGATGCGGGCCAAGGCGATGATCCCCGAACCCAAGGACTATCGCAGCTGGCGCAAGCAGTTGACCAAGGTGGAGGAAGAGGCCTCGATGGGTCTGTTCGAGGAAACGTGGAGCTTGCCGGGTGGCCAGACCTACCGGGTGATCGGGCGGCCGCATCCGAACGGGGCGCTGGCCTTCATGTTCGAGGACATCAGCCACGAGATGACCCAGACCCGCCGCTATCGGGCGGACCTGGAGCTGGGGCAATCGGTGATCGACGCGGTGGAGGAGGGGGTGGCGGTGTTTTCGCAAGGCGGTCAGCTGGTGATGTCGAACATCGCCTATGCGCAGCTGTGGAACCACGATCCGGCCGTGCTTTTGTCGGATGCGGGGATCGGGACGTTGTGCCGCTGGTGGCGCGACCATTCCGCGCCAAGCCTGCTGTGGGACGATGCGACCGATTTCGTGACGACCTTGGGCGACCGCACCCCTTGGGACGGTGATGTGCGGCTGCTGGACGGGCGGCTGGTCACGTGCCGTTTCCGCCCGCTGACCGGGGGGGCAACGCTGATCACCTTTCGCGCGCGCGGGGCCGATGCGGATGGTGCGGCGCTGGAACCCGTGGCTGGTGCCTTGCGGCTGGCCTGA